Proteins encoded by one window of Sorex araneus isolate mSorAra2 chromosome 3, mSorAra2.pri, whole genome shotgun sequence:
- the FUT4 gene encoding alpha-(1,3)-fucosyltransferase 4 — MGALERRRLARRGRRALLLLLLGACGLLAGTCWTLLAPQPEPGGPRPRPGPPPRTASVLLWWEPFTGGPATRPPPDCLRLFGIGGCRALTERSDYPAAEAVLLHHWDAARASCALPGHCPAAPRPPGQLWVWMNFESPTHSSPLVNFPAQAFNWTLSYRADSDVFVPYGRLRPRRHAHDPPAGPAPPLARKRALLAWVVSHWDELHARVRYYRQLQRHVPVDVFGRSGHGRPLPRSGLLHTVARYKFYLAFENSQHSDYITEKLWRNALQAGAVPVVLGPPRANYERFLPRRAFIHVDDFRSTAALAAYLRFLDRHPSAYLRHFHWRRSHAVRTTALWDEPWCLTCQAVQLARGEPGRHRDLTRWFWS, encoded by the coding sequence ATGGGGGCGCTGGAGCGCAGGCGGCTGGCGCGGCGGGGGCGCAgggcgctgctgctgctactgctgggGGCCTGCGGGCTGCTGGCCGGCACCTGCTGGACGCTGCTGGCCCCGCAGCCCGAGCCCGGGGGCCCTCGGCCCAGGCCCGGTCCCCCTCCGCGGACGGCCAGCGTGCTGCTGTGGTGGGAGCCCTTCACCGGCGGGCCCGCAACGCGCCCGCCGCCCGACTGTCTGCGGCTCTTCGGCATCGGCGGCTGCCGCGCGCTCACCGAGCGCAGCGATTACCCGGCGGCAGAGGCGGTACTGCTGCACCACTGGGATGCTGCACGGGCTTCCTGCGCTCTGCCCGGCCACTGCCCCGCCGCGCCGCGGCCCCCGGGCCAGCTCTGGGTGTGGATGAACTTCGAGTCGCCCACGCATTCGTCGCCGCTGGTTAACTTTCCTGCGCAAGCCTTCAACTGGACACTGTCCTATCGCGCCGACTCCGACGTGTTCGTGCCCTATGGCCGCCTGCGCCCGCGCCGCCACGCGCACGACCCGCCCGCCGGCCCTGCGCCGCCGCTGGCCCGCAAGCGCGCGCTGCTGGCCTGGGTGGTCAGCCACTGGGACGAGCTGCACGCGCGCGTGCGCTACTACCGCCAGCTGCAGCGCCACGTGCCTGTGGACGTGTTCGGCCGCTCGGGCCACGGGCGTCCGCTGCCGCGCAGCGGGCTGCTGCACACAGTGGCCCGCTACAAGTTCTACCTGGCCTTCGAGAACTCGCAGCACTCCGACTACATCACCGAGAAGCTGTGGCGCAACGCGCTGCAGGCAGGTGCAGTGCCGGTGGTGCTGGGTCCCCCGCGCGCCAACTACGAGCGCTTCCTGCCGCGCCGCGCCTTCATCCACGTGGACGACTTCCGCAGCACAGCCGCGCTGGCCGCCTATCTGCGCTTCCTTGACCGCCACCCCAGCGCCTACCTGCGCCACTTCCACTGGCGCCGCAGCCACGCCGTGCGCACCACCGCCTTATGGGACGAGCCCTGGTGCCTCACCTGCCAGGCGGTGCAGCTCGCGCGCGGCGAGCCTGGCCGCCACCGGGACCTGACGCGCTGGTTCTGGAGCTGA